Proteins encoded within one genomic window of Episyrphus balteatus chromosome 1, idEpiBalt1.1, whole genome shotgun sequence:
- the LOC129921381 gene encoding ATP-binding cassette sub-family C member 3-like, with the protein MAGTMEKFCGTKFWDLNLTWNTDNPDFTPCFEQTILVWIPCVFLWIFMFMELYYLKASLDKNIPWNWKNISKVILLVALHGLCIYDFVEAFTLKDTEENLIYPVDIWTPVIKFVTFAIAVIFVFLNRKYGVQTSGTLFMFWFFLVICAAPQLRTEIRLNSDRHDHSSEYTDAQMAFADYKFISFIVFFSISCVLLFLNCFADDMPRETKYNRTPKEIPEVSASFLSRMTFSWFDKMAWAGYRKPLTQKDLWELRPQDGSKEIMPLFAKHWNANVRKNFPGQNRENIGQSTIGNVRFENPYDPNSTKLASVMSPIVKSFGGMFLFGSILKLVTDLLTFASPKILNLIIGYVNAKASGTETEPVWRGIFYAILLFCCAVIQTFFSAQYFQKMYTVGLRTRTALVNAIYRKALVISNATKKNSTAGEIVNLMAVDAQRFLELVTYVSMIWSAPLTIALALYFLWELLGVAVLAGLVVMIILIPINLVIAGKSKKLQVKQMKFKDERVKIMNEILAGMKVLKLYAWEPCFEDIISQIRDKEIKQLRAAAYLSAGTSFVWSCAPYLVSLVTFATYVLIDENNVLDASNTIVSISLFNILRFPLAMLPMLISNLIQTQVSIRRINKFLNSEELDPNCVSHDKSAPHPMMIEHGTFTWGDDVILKDINIEIKRQTLVAIVGSVGTGKSSLIAAFLGEMEKIKGKVNTLGSIAYVPQQAWMQNATLRDNILFGKPYDRKRYNRVVDACALRADFQMLAAGDQTEIGEKGINLSGGQKQRISLARAVYSESDLYILDDPLSAVDSHVGKHIFEQVIGPTGLLANKTRVLVTHGITYLPKVDNIYVLKGGEVSEDGTYSELLNQKGAFAEFLIQHLTENSDEIEELDEIAEQLENTITSAELRSKFVRAISRARSDSIDETASIRSFGSGRGSIRRSIKEKAASNGSLRKRNFSRQESIASISSKLSDLAVGKDEGKLIEVEKSQEGGVRWAVYKQYIQSIGVALAIGTLVLNVFYQGFSIGSNLWLTQWSTDDRVATDTGLRNMYLGVYAGFGLGQVLVDFSSSLCLALGCIYCSKALHEFLMKNAIRFPMDYFDTTPLGRILNRFSKDVDTVDNILPLNLRMMISQFFSVIATITVICISTPIFLAAIVPMALIYWFAQRFYVATSRQLMRLESVTRSPIYSHFSETVTGVTTIRAYGVGGSFIDESDSRVDLNQLCKYPSIVANRWLSVRLETIGNLVILLASLLAVLGDQKNAALVGLSVTYSLQITQTLNMLVRVSSDIETNIVSVERIKEYGDIKQEAPWEIAEVKTPQGWPQGGRVTFENYMVRYREGLDLVLKGVTFDISGGEKVGIVGRTGAGKSSLTLCLFRIIEAAGGRITIDGVDISKLGLHLLRSRLTIIPQDPVLFSGSLRMNLDPYNRNSDAEIWSALELSHLKEFVKSQPAGLLHEINEGGENLSVGQRQLVCLARALLRKTKVLVLDEATAAVDLETDDLIQKTIRTEFKDCTVLTIAHRLNTILDSDKVIVLDKGEIIEFASPTSLLQDKNSSFYSMAKDANLV; encoded by the exons ATGGCCGGTACTATGGAAAAGTTCTGTGGTACAAAATTTTgg GACCTAAACTTAACTTGGAACACTGACAATCCAGATTTCACCCCCTGTTTCGAACAAACAATACTAGTATGGATTCCCTGCGTATTTCTATGGATTTTCATGTTTATGGAATTGTACTATTTGAAAGCTAGTTTAGATAAAAATATTCCCTGGAATTGGAAGAATATTTCGAAAGTTATCTTACTTGTTGCATTACATGGTCTTTGTATTTATGATTTCGTCGAAGCCTTTACCCTAAAAGATACGGAAGAAAATTTAATCTATCCAGTTGATATTTGGACACCAGTAATAAAGTTTGTAACCTTT GCAATTGCAGTTATTTTCGTCTTCTTGAACCGAAAATATGGAGTTCAAACCTCAGGAACTCTGTTCATGTTCTGGTTCTTCTTGGTTATATGTGCGGCACCACAACTTCGTACTGAAATTCGTCTTAACTCCGATCGTCATGATCATAGTTCCGAATACACCGATGCTCAAATGGCCTTTGCCGATTATAAATTCATCAGCTTCATCGTATTCTTTTCAATCTCatgtgtattattatttttgaattgtttcGCTGATGATATGCCAAGAGAAACTAAATACAATAGAACACCCAAAGAAATTCCAGAAGTTTCAGCAAGTTTCTTATCACGCATGACATTCTCATGGTTTGACAAAATGGCCTGGGCTGGTTATCGTAAGCCACTTACACAAAAAGATCTGTGGGAACTTCGTCCACAGGACGGTTCCAAGGAAATTATGCCACTTTTTGCCAAACATTGGAATGCAAATGTTCGCAAGAATTTCCCAGGACAAAATCGTGAAAATATTGGTCAATCAACTATTGGAAATGTAAGATTTGAAAATCCGTATGATCCGAATAGTACAAAACTTGCTTCAGTAATGTCACCGATTGTTAAATCATTTGGTGGAATGTTTCTTTTTGGATCTATACTAAAATTGGTAACAGATCTTTTAACATTTGCTTCtccgaaaattttgaatttaattattGGATATGTTAATGCTAAAGCTAGTGGAACGGAAACTGAACCCGTGTGGAGGGGAATATTTTACGCTATATTGCTTTTCTGTTGTGCTGTAATTCAGACATTCTTTTCGGcacaatatttccaaaaaatgtaCACTGTCGGTTTACGTACGAGAACTGCTTTGGTCAATGCCATCTACCGGAAAGCTTTAGTCATCTCGAAtgctactaaaaaaaattcaacagcTGGTGAAATTGTCAATTTGATGGCTGTTGATGCTCAACGTTTCTTGGAATTGGTAACTTATGTTAGCATGATTTGGTCAGCACCATTGACAATTGCATTGGCGTTGTATTTCCTTTGGGAATTGTTGGGTGTTGCCGTCTTAGCTGGATTGGTTGTGATGATTATTTTGATTCCAATTAATTTGGTTATTGCTGGCAagtcaaaaaagttgcaagttaAACAGATGAAGTTTAAAGATGAACGTGTGAaaattatgaatgaaatattgGCTGGAATGAAAGTCTTAAAACTCTACGCTTGGGAACCGTGTTTTGAAGATATAATTAGTCAAATCCGTGACAAAGAGATCAAACAACTCAGGGCTGCAGCTTATTTGAGCGCTGGAACATCGTTTGTTTGGTCATGTGCACCATATCTAGTTTCATTGGTAACATTTGCAACTTATGTGTTGATTGATGAAAATAACGTATTGGATGCTTCAAATACAATTGTGTCAATATCCTTGTTTAATATTTTGCGATTCCCATTGGCCATGTTACCCATGTTGATATCTAATTTAATTCaa ACTCAAGTTTCGATAAGACGTATCAACAAATTCTTGAATAGTGAAGAACTTGATCCAAATTGTGTTTCACACGATAAATCAGcac CTCATCCAATGATGATTGAACATGGTACCTTTACTTGGGGTGATGACGTCATCCTAAAGGACATTAACATCGAAATTAAGCGACAAACTCTTGTCGCAATTGTTGGAAGTGTAGGCACAGGAAAGAGTTCTCTGATAGCTGCATTCCTTggtgaaatggaaaaaataaaaggCAAAGTTAACACTCTAGGATCAATCGCTTATGTACCACAACAAGCTTGGATGCAAAATGCAACTCTTCGTGATAACATTCTTTTCGGCAAACCCTATGATCGTAAACGATATAATAGAGTTGTTGATGCATGTGCACTACGTGCTGATTTCCAAATGTTGGCTGCTGGTGATCAGACAGAAATTGGTGAGAAGGGTATCAATTTGTCCGGAGGACAGAAGCAGAGAATATCTCTTGCGAGAGCTGTATACAGTGAATCAGATTTGTATATATTGGATGATCCTTTAAGTGCTGTTGATTCGCATGTTGGAAAGCATATTTTCGAACAAGTTATCGGACCAACTGGTCTGCTAGCTAATAAAACTCGTGTTTTAGTTACACATGGTATCACTTATTTGCCAAAGGTGGATAATATTTATGTTCTAAAGGGTGGAGAAGTCAGTGAAGATGGTACATATTCAGAGTTATTGAATCAAAAGGGAGCTTTCGCAGAATTCTTAATTCAACATTTGACTGAGAACAGTGATGAAATTGAAGAACTTGATGAAATTGCTGAACAATTGGAGAACACAATTACATCAGCTGAATTGAGAAGTAAATTTGTACGAGCTATTAGTCGAGCTAGATCAGATAGCATTGATGAAACAGC TTCGATACGATCATTTGGTAGCGGAAGAGGTAGCATTCGTAGatcaattaaagaaaaagcaGCTAGCAATGGTAGTCTTAGAAAACGCAATTTCAGTCGACAAGAATCTATTGCTTCGATTTCGTCAAAACTATCCGATTTGGCTGTTGGTAAAGATGAGGGTAAAttaattgaagttgaaaaatcaCAAGAAGGAgga gTTCGCTGGGCTGTCTACAAACAATACATTCAAAGTATCGGTGTAGCTTTGGCAATTGGAACACTTGTTTTGAATGTATTCTATCAAGGCTTTTCAATTGGTTCGAATTTATGGCTAACACAATGGTCAACTGATGATCGTGTTGCAACTGATACTGGTCTAAGAAATATGTATTTGGGTGTTTATGCTGGTTTTGGATTGGGACAAG TTCTTGTTGATTTCAGTTCTAGTTTATGTTTAGCCCTTGGTTGTATCTATTGCTCAAAAGCACTTCATGAATTCTTAATGAAGAATGCTATTCGCTTCCCCATGGATTACTTTGATACAACTCCTTTGGGACGAATTTTGAACAGATTCTCTAAAGATGTTGATACTGTTGACAATATATTGCCACTCAATCTTCGTATGATGATCAGTCAATTTTTCTCG gTCATAGCAACTATAACTGTTATTTGCATTTCAACACCTATCTTCCTTGCTGCTATTGTACCAATGGCACTGATCTACTGGTTTGCTCAAAGATTTTACGTTGCAACATCGAGACAACTTATGCGTTTGGAATCCGTTACTCGTTCGCCAATTTATTCGCATTTCAGTGAGACTGTAACTGGAGTTACAACCATTCGAGCATATGGAGTTGGAGGAAG CTTTATCGATGAATCTGATAGTCGAGTGGACTTAAACCAACTGTGTAAATATCCCAGCATTGTTGCCAATCGTTGGTTATCTGTAAGATTGGAGACCATTGGTAATTTGGTGATTTTGCTTGCCTCTTTACTTGCTGTATTGGGCGATCAAAAGAATGCTGCCTTAGTTGGTTTGTCTGTAACCTATTCCCTACAAATCACTCAAACTCTCAACATGTTGGTTAGAGTGTCTTCCGATATTGAAACTAATATTGTATCTGTGGAACGTATCAAGGAATATGGTGATATCAAACAAGAAGCCCCATGGGAAATCGCTGAAGTTAAGACTCCACAAGGTTGGCCACAAGGTGGACGTGTGACTTTTGAAAATTACATGGTTCGCTATCGAGAGGGATTAGATTTGGTTCTAAAGGGAGTAACATTCGACATCAGCGGTGGTGAAAAGGTGGGAATTGTTGGACGTACTGGTGCCGGTAAATCAAGTTTGACTTTGTGCTTGTTCAG AATCATTGAAGCAGCTGGAGGTCGTATTACCATTGATGGCGTTGATATTTCCAAACTTGGTCTACATTTGTTACGTTCGCGGTTGACCATTATCCCACAAGATCCTGTCTTGTTCTCTGGATCATTGCGAATGAACTTAGATCCTTACAACAGAAATAGTGACGCTGAAATTTGGTCAGCCCTAGAATTATCTCATTTGAAAGAATTTGTCAAGAGTCAGCCAGCTGGCTTGCTTCATGAGATCAATGAGGGAGGTGAAAATCTTTCAGTTGGCCAGAGGCAATTGGTTTGTTTGGCAAGAGCTTTGTTGAGAAAAACTAAAGTTTTGGTATTGGATGAAGCAACAGCTGCTGTTGATTTGGAAACTGATGATCTTATTCAA aaaacaattcGTACTGAATTCAAAGATTGCACTGTGCTTACAATTGCCCATCGTCTTAATACCATTCTCGACTCAGATAAGGTTATTGTTTTGGACAAAGGTGAAATTATTGAATTTGCATCACCGACATCATTATTGCAAGACAAAAACTCATCATTCTACAGTATGGCTAAGGATGCTAATCTTGTTTAA